Below is a window of Candidatus Blochmanniella vafra str. BVAF DNA.
ATATTATACATTATATAACTGGTTGCATAAAAAAGGAATTAAGGTTATAATAGAACAACATACTGCTAATTTATTACATGCACGTAAAGCAATTATAGGCAATTTAAAAGATATAGGAAATCTCGCTGATTTAGCAATAATTATAGGTGGAGATGGAAATATATTAAGAGCCGCAAATATTCTTATTAGATATAACATTAAAATAATTGGAATTAATCTAGGAACTGTAGGATTTCTTGCTGATTTACATCCCAAATCTGCATTAGCAGAATTATCAAAAGTATTAACAGGAAACTTTACTAATGAAAAACGTTTTTTATTAGATGTAAAAATAAAACGTAACAATACCGTATTCAAATTAGGTACCGCTATTAATGAAGTTATTTTACATACTAATACAATTAGGCAATTAATTAAATTTAAATTATACATTAATAATAAATTTATTTTTTCCTCTCGATCAGATGGTTTAATTATTGCTACA
It encodes the following:
- the nadK gene encoding NAD(+) kinase codes for the protein MTISIFHTIGLIGNTYYPQAIHIYYTLYNWLHKKGIKVIIEQHTANLLHARKAIIGNLKDIGNLADLAIIIGGDGNILRAANILIRYNIKIIGINLGTVGFLADLHPKSALAELSKVLTGNFTNEKRFLLDVKIKRNNTVFKLGTAINEVILHTNTIRQLIKFKLYINNKFIFSSRSDGLIIATPTGSTAYSLSAGGPIVTPAINAVILIPICPHILSSRPIVVDNKSIISLKFSQFISKIRLGCDNQAPINIYGKKEILIQRSNYFLDLIHPNTYNYFKNLTIKLGWSKK